In the genome of Saprospira sp. CCB-QB6, one region contains:
- a CDS encoding TonB-dependent receptor domain-containing protein has translation MQFYKYILLLVGLAWSQLAYSQSYFLGQLVNGQGEAIISATVHWQDSASIGAVTDFEGKFRILRLDTVQPHTLEIRHLSYEPVSVEILPSEQDLILTVGDDLLLEQATVEVTAKQGDAFASTINPINVETLGQCELRRAACCSLAESFENNGTVNVSFTDAVTGARDIEMLGLRGIYSQLMIENRPNFNRLGLAYGLEYIPGTFVESIQISKGASTVRNGVEGLTGQINTELIKPHNAPKLYLNGFINHLGRSELNLNLAHKFNEQTATGLLLHGNYFNQALDHNGDNFMDIPLKRQLNALWRLNHRTKNLHAEINAQAILDQREGGQVASFFSAADLPQRLYQIDSDIERYEVFGKLGFIGFDNPLQSLALIYSLSQHNQSSSFGDRLYEGKQNTAYLNLLFQTPLGKGQELMAGFNYRLDDFQEQVNELNMDRREQQSSLFAEYNWQQELNLETGRGFGLIAGLRLDQVQTLNGMEYLPTGRLNFKYNFNQDFIIRASGGRGIRLPNLLIENFRYLPTARTFVLNETPAVEKAWNYGLNITRNYILGERAGSLSLDIYRTDFEQQLVADIDHSSSQVQFYNLKGRSFANSILLSWTQDIIENLELRLAYKYNDVRATYHGNLDWMPFSPRHRGLMALQYQLPKSGWQFNLNTQLVGPQRLPTLYGDLSDLPAYRQEARSPTFALVNAQVSKKLGKGWEVYLGGENLTNYRQEQPILGAQDPFGQSLQPQLFDASAVYAPVFGTMVYAGFRYTLGQKTKADPHAGHNHGPNEGHDDPHAGHNHGPNEGHDDPHAGHNHGPNEGHDDPHAGHNHGPNEAHKTASEHHHENGAELLIKSDPQCSMCQTTISQGLEKIEGVYHASANLSSKTVEIHYDEEKTNPAALRKALSKLGYPADDLPADPKAHDQLPACCQQH, from the coding sequence ATGCAATTTTACAAATATATCCTCCTGCTAGTTGGACTAGCATGGAGCCAGTTGGCCTATAGCCAATCTTATTTTTTGGGCCAGCTTGTTAATGGCCAAGGGGAAGCTATTATTTCAGCCACTGTTCATTGGCAAGATAGCGCTAGTATTGGGGCCGTTACGGATTTTGAGGGGAAATTTCGCATTCTTCGCCTGGATACGGTCCAGCCACACACCCTAGAAATTCGCCATCTTTCTTATGAGCCTGTGTCTGTAGAAATACTGCCCTCAGAGCAAGATTTAATCCTTACTGTGGGCGATGACTTACTACTAGAGCAAGCCACCGTTGAAGTCACGGCTAAGCAAGGCGATGCCTTTGCTTCTACCATCAACCCCATCAATGTCGAGACCTTAGGACAGTGCGAGCTACGCCGTGCGGCTTGTTGCTCTTTGGCCGAAAGCTTTGAGAACAATGGGACCGTCAATGTAAGTTTTACCGATGCCGTTACTGGAGCCAGAGATATTGAAATGCTGGGCTTGCGAGGCATTTACAGTCAATTGATGATTGAAAATCGGCCTAACTTTAATCGTTTGGGTTTGGCTTATGGCTTAGAATATATTCCAGGTACTTTTGTCGAAAGCATTCAGATTTCTAAGGGAGCTAGCACTGTACGCAATGGCGTAGAAGGCTTAACAGGACAAATCAACACTGAATTGATTAAGCCACATAATGCGCCTAAGCTCTACCTCAATGGATTTATCAATCATTTGGGGCGTAGCGAGCTTAACCTCAATTTGGCTCACAAATTTAATGAGCAAACGGCTACTGGACTTTTGTTACATGGCAACTATTTCAACCAAGCCTTAGATCATAATGGGGATAATTTTATGGATATTCCCCTCAAGCGGCAGCTCAATGCCCTTTGGCGCTTGAACCACCGAACCAAAAACCTGCATGCCGAAATCAATGCGCAAGCTATTTTGGACCAAAGAGAGGGTGGACAAGTTGCTAGCTTCTTTTCTGCGGCTGATTTGCCCCAACGCTTATACCAAATCGACTCAGATATTGAGCGTTATGAGGTATTTGGTAAACTTGGATTTATCGGCTTTGATAATCCCTTACAATCTTTGGCGCTTATTTACAGCCTTAGCCAGCACAATCAATCTTCTTCTTTTGGCGACAGACTTTATGAAGGGAAACAAAACACCGCTTATCTCAATTTGCTCTTTCAAACGCCTTTGGGCAAAGGGCAAGAGTTGATGGCGGGTTTCAACTATCGCCTAGATGACTTTCAAGAGCAGGTAAATGAGCTCAATATGGATCGCAGAGAGCAGCAATCTTCTCTTTTTGCGGAATACAACTGGCAGCAAGAGCTCAATCTAGAAACAGGTCGTGGCTTTGGTCTTATTGCGGGGCTCCGCCTCGATCAGGTCCAAACCCTTAATGGCATGGAGTACTTGCCTACTGGCCGTCTCAATTTCAAGTACAACTTCAATCAAGACTTTATCATTAGAGCTTCTGGAGGCCGAGGAATTCGCCTACCCAACTTATTGATTGAAAACTTCCGCTATTTGCCTACTGCTCGAACCTTTGTATTGAATGAAACCCCTGCCGTAGAAAAAGCTTGGAACTATGGCCTAAATATTACTCGCAACTACATTTTGGGCGAGCGTGCAGGGAGCTTAAGCCTAGATATTTATCGCACTGATTTTGAACAGCAATTAGTCGCAGATATTGATCACAGCAGCAGCCAAGTTCAGTTTTACAACTTAAAAGGCCGCTCTTTTGCCAACAGCATCTTGTTATCTTGGACCCAAGATATTATTGAAAACTTAGAATTGCGTTTGGCCTACAAATACAATGATGTCCGTGCTACTTATCACGGTAATTTAGACTGGATGCCCTTTTCGCCGCGTCACCGTGGCCTGATGGCTTTGCAGTACCAACTGCCTAAATCTGGCTGGCAGTTTAACCTTAACACCCAATTGGTTGGTCCGCAACGTCTCCCTACACTTTATGGTGATCTTAGCGATCTTCCTGCTTATCGCCAAGAAGCCCGCTCTCCTACTTTTGCCTTAGTCAATGCGCAAGTCAGCAAAAAATTGGGCAAAGGCTGGGAAGTTTATTTGGGTGGAGAAAACCTGACAAACTACCGCCAAGAGCAACCCATTTTGGGTGCTCAAGACCCTTTTGGGCAAAGCCTACAACCCCAACTATTTGATGCTTCGGCCGTTTATGCTCCCGTTTTCGGGACTATGGTTTATGCTGGCTTCCGTTATACTTTGGGTCAAAAAACCAAGGCCGATCCTCATGCTGGACATAACCACGGGCCTAATGAAGGCCATGATGATCCTCATGCTGGACATAACCACGGGCCTAATGAAGGCCATGATGATCCTCATGCTGGACATAACCACGGGCCTAATGAAGGCCATGATGATCCTCATGCTGGACATAACCACGGGCCTAATGAAGCCCACAAAACAGCTAGCGAACATCATCATGAGAATGGCGCCGAGCTATTGATTAAGTCTGACCCTCAATGTAGCATGTGCCAAACTACGATTAGCCAAGGCTTAGAAAAAATTGAGGGCGTTTATCATGCTAGCGCCAATCTAAGCAGCAAAACCGTAGAAATTCACTACGATGAGGAGAAAACGAATCCTGCCGCTTTGCGCAAAGCCCTCAGTAAATTGGGCTATCCCGCAGATGATCTCCCTGCCGACCCTAAAGCACATGATCAGCTTCCTGCTTGCTGTCAACAGCATTAA
- a CDS encoding reprolysin-like metallopeptidase: MRLSYLRVLLCSWLLLFSSQIWGQTELWTAVKEDQIPKSGTRYIFAEQYQMVRLNLSGIRDLLAATPMERTPIAAISPTLLSLPLPDGSYETFEIVESPIMEVELAEKFPEIQTYAGRGLSDPSKTLRFDLTPQGFHAMILTPGEGTVYIDPYQFGGGDIEHYIVYNRRDFRPASPKQFVCGLTGNNIPLSSFKSGGQTAARFGSCELRTYRIAIAATGEYTQFHGGTVALALAAQTTTLNRVNGVYEREMAIRMNLVANNNLIIYTNATTDPYTNGTPGTMITENQVNIDTEIGSANYDIGHVFGTNSGGLAGLGVVCSNSGKARGVTGSSAPIGDPFDIDYVAHEVGHQFGCNHTQNNSCNRNNATAMEPGSASTIMGYAGICAPNVQNQSDDYFHSVSLQEMGAFITGAGHSCPTTTALANNAPTVSAPAANISIPASTPFLLTATASDPDGNTLTYSWEQMENTTATMPPVASSTAGPNFRSFDPVTDPTRYFPNLSDLAAGGPFTWEVLPSVSRTMDFRVTVRDNAAGGGCTAHADMQVTVDASSGPFVVLYPSATGISWNGGSTETVSWDVAGTDGNPVSCANVDILLSTDGGLSYPTVLAANVPNDGSEAISVPNIGTTTGRIMVRCANGYFFDISDNDFTIVLSTNDYTLSTANNSQAVCAAATLSYTIDVGQIGTYSDPVTLAVTGLPAGVSANFASNPVTPGGSVALNFSVGGATAAGSYSITVNASSTSGNKSLILTLVVNDPAPAALSLNSPVNGATAVALPVNFNWSAAAGASYDISIATDAAFSNIVDQATGLSSPNYISNVLGTGTQYFWQVSATNGCGSSPAASASFSSGLQACDTISNYDLANDNPALYNAGGPGGYLSGHNGYGDLAKADYFNYGGANSHLTGAYFGFGQAVASNASNSFNVQVWDGTGGTPGAVIATVPIAYQDIANIIAGGSGVVFIPFGNISLPASNEFFVGIEYTYGNDTIALITNTDGETAPATAWEQWSDGSWHAYDETGSWGIEVAHYIVPVLGTLPTADFSPTNSTICLGNSLSFSNNSSNADSYEWFFPGGTPASSSSTNPTVSYAAAGSYDIALVATNGCISDTLIILSAVTVTELATGISSTDESCAGNDGTATVTVSGGTGAYSFLWSDGQTAATATGLTAASYTVTITDANGCTAVATAVVGNSCTPCTLAATTNATDASCHGLADGMATVVATAGTTPYTYLWSNGQTTATISGLLAGTYTVSITDASGCTTVATAVVNEPTALVATTASTDESCAGNDGTATVTVSGGTAGYSFLWSDGQTAATATGLTAASYTVTITDANGCTAVATAVVGNSCTPCTLAATTNATDASCHGLADGMATVVATAGTTPYTYLWSNGQTTATISGLLAGTYTVSITDASGCTTVATAVVNEPTALVATTASTDESCAGNDGTATVTVSGGTAGYSFLWSDGQTTATTSNLSAATYTVSITDANGCTVVATVIVGYNCPCNGSLQLSPTAVSCASNCDGSISLQSTGLQAPVSYRWTSGATVANPINLCAGNYSVTAIDANGCVAIASTNIAQPTAMTLATGINDESCVGNDGDLTAIVNGGTTPYSFVWSNGSTSNSQTGLSAGVYQLTVSDANGCELAAAYTISLDNSLATNAVVSQNASCAGYADGEAQAVGTATGLPISYNWSNGANTQTASGLAAGSYTVTISSGVCSAQRTVQVGEPTAMQIQLLSSEQNCVPGTAALALTVSAGAGGPYSYLWSDGSTATSISNLANGTYSVTVTDANGCEAVRSESFNIPQGPVLTALSNGPSCSNTADGSLDLSVSPVGNYLYSWSNGANTEDLQGLPAGIYTVSVSDTALGCTVILRDTVIAPASLQVAFSLTQPHTPASNNGALAASENGGTAPFSYLWSTGDSVQQLTNVGIGNYSVTVTDANGCTATDSIQVTAVTALNTQWAEAFSLFPNPNNGQMQLQLLLTHASQAELAIFDVLGRQLHQQSLNGQHFDFALSFDWPAGTYFLRLSTQQGQITQKFVIRR, encoded by the coding sequence ATGCGACTGAGCTACCTAAGGGTACTGTTATGCAGTTGGTTATTGCTCTTTAGTTCCCAGATTTGGGGGCAGACAGAGCTTTGGACCGCTGTAAAAGAGGACCAAATTCCCAAGTCGGGAACACGTTACATTTTTGCCGAGCAATATCAGATGGTCCGATTAAATTTATCGGGGATAAGGGATCTTTTAGCGGCCACTCCTATGGAGCGGACGCCTATTGCGGCCATTAGTCCCACTCTTTTGAGTTTACCATTGCCAGATGGCAGCTATGAAACTTTTGAGATTGTAGAATCTCCGATCATGGAGGTAGAATTAGCGGAGAAGTTTCCTGAAATACAGACCTATGCGGGTCGGGGGCTTAGTGATCCTTCAAAAACGCTTCGTTTTGATCTTACGCCACAGGGTTTTCATGCTATGATATTGACTCCGGGCGAAGGAACTGTGTATATTGATCCTTATCAGTTTGGTGGAGGAGATATAGAGCACTATATAGTATATAATCGTCGGGATTTTCGTCCTGCAAGTCCCAAGCAGTTTGTTTGTGGGTTGACGGGCAACAACATTCCGCTCTCTAGTTTTAAGTCGGGCGGGCAGACGGCGGCTCGTTTTGGCAGTTGTGAATTGCGGACCTACCGCATTGCAATTGCGGCGACGGGAGAGTACACTCAGTTTCATGGGGGAACGGTAGCTTTGGCCTTGGCGGCTCAGACCACCACCCTAAATCGGGTGAATGGAGTTTATGAGCGGGAGATGGCCATTCGGATGAATTTGGTGGCCAATAACAACCTCATTATTTACACCAATGCGACGACGGATCCTTATACTAATGGAACGCCGGGCACAATGATTACAGAGAATCAGGTTAATATTGATACGGAGATTGGTTCGGCCAATTATGATATAGGTCATGTGTTTGGGACCAATAGTGGTGGATTGGCTGGTTTAGGTGTTGTTTGTAGCAATTCGGGCAAAGCCCGAGGCGTAACGGGCAGTAGTGCGCCTATTGGCGATCCTTTTGACATTGATTATGTGGCTCATGAGGTGGGGCATCAGTTTGGCTGCAATCATACGCAAAACAACAGTTGCAACCGCAATAATGCCACGGCTATGGAGCCCGGTAGTGCTTCTACCATTATGGGGTATGCGGGAATTTGTGCGCCTAATGTACAGAATCAAAGTGATGACTATTTCCATTCTGTCTCTTTGCAGGAGATGGGGGCCTTTATTACGGGAGCAGGGCATAGCTGTCCGACGACTACGGCCTTGGCTAATAATGCGCCCACAGTTAGTGCACCAGCTGCGAATATTAGCATTCCGGCCAGCACTCCTTTCTTATTGACGGCAACGGCTAGTGACCCTGATGGGAATACCCTAACCTACAGTTGGGAACAGATGGAGAATACGACGGCCACGATGCCACCCGTAGCGAGTTCTACGGCTGGGCCAAACTTTCGTTCCTTTGATCCTGTGACCGATCCGACTCGTTATTTCCCAAATCTTAGTGATTTGGCTGCGGGTGGACCATTTACTTGGGAGGTACTTCCTTCGGTTAGTCGAACTATGGATTTTAGAGTGACCGTTCGGGACAATGCAGCGGGAGGCGGTTGTACGGCTCATGCGGATATGCAAGTGACCGTAGATGCCAGTAGTGGTCCTTTTGTGGTGCTTTATCCTTCTGCCACGGGAATTAGTTGGAATGGGGGAAGTACAGAAACGGTAAGTTGGGATGTTGCCGGTACGGATGGCAATCCTGTGAGTTGTGCCAATGTAGATATCTTATTGTCTACGGATGGAGGCTTGAGCTATCCTACTGTTTTGGCGGCTAATGTACCCAATGATGGAAGTGAGGCGATTAGCGTTCCGAACATAGGGACCACAACAGGCCGTATTATGGTACGTTGTGCCAATGGATATTTTTTCGATATCTCTGATAACGACTTTACTATTGTTCTTTCGACCAATGATTATACCTTAAGTACGGCCAATAATAGTCAGGCTGTTTGTGCGGCTGCTACCCTAAGCTATACAATTGATGTGGGGCAAATAGGTACTTATAGTGATCCTGTTACACTTGCTGTAACGGGCTTGCCTGCAGGGGTTAGTGCTAATTTTGCTAGCAATCCAGTTACGCCAGGGGGCAGTGTGGCCCTCAATTTTAGTGTAGGGGGAGCAACTGCAGCGGGCAGTTATTCGATTACGGTCAATGCGAGCAGCACATCGGGGAACAAAAGCTTGATCTTGACCTTAGTGGTAAATGATCCGGCGCCTGCGGCTCTGAGTTTGAATAGCCCAGTTAATGGAGCTACCGCAGTGGCCCTACCCGTCAATTTTAATTGGTCGGCAGCGGCTGGAGCTAGTTATGACATTAGCATTGCCACGGATGCGGCCTTTAGTAATATCGTAGATCAGGCGACGGGATTGAGCAGTCCTAATTATATCTCTAATGTATTGGGGACGGGGACGCAGTACTTTTGGCAGGTGAGTGCCACAAATGGTTGTGGGAGTTCGCCAGCGGCTAGTGCTAGCTTTAGTTCGGGTCTACAGGCCTGTGACACCATTTCTAATTATGATTTGGCCAATGATAATCCTGCGCTCTATAATGCAGGTGGACCTGGGGGGTATCTGAGTGGCCATAATGGTTATGGTGATTTGGCTAAGGCCGATTACTTTAATTATGGGGGCGCAAATAGCCATTTGACAGGGGCCTACTTTGGTTTTGGTCAGGCAGTAGCTTCCAATGCGAGCAATAGCTTTAACGTTCAGGTTTGGGATGGTACAGGAGGTACTCCTGGCGCTGTCATAGCGACAGTTCCTATTGCTTATCAAGATATTGCAAACATTATTGCAGGAGGAAGTGGTGTTGTCTTTATTCCTTTTGGAAACATTAGTCTTCCTGCGTCTAATGAGTTCTTTGTAGGCATAGAGTACACTTATGGCAATGATACAATTGCATTAATTACCAATACAGATGGGGAGACGGCTCCTGCTACGGCCTGGGAGCAGTGGAGTGATGGAAGTTGGCATGCCTATGATGAAACGGGAAGTTGGGGGATTGAGGTTGCACATTATATTGTACCTGTTTTAGGTACGCTTCCTACTGCTGACTTCAGTCCAACCAATAGCACAATTTGCTTGGGGAATAGTCTCAGCTTTAGCAACAACTCGAGTAATGCCGACAGCTATGAATGGTTTTTCCCTGGAGGAACACCAGCCAGCTCTAGCAGTACGAACCCTACTGTTAGTTATGCTGCTGCGGGTAGTTATGACATTGCTCTTGTAGCGACTAATGGTTGTATTAGTGATACTCTTATCATTCTTTCTGCGGTCACAGTAACAGAACTCGCTACTGGAATTAGTAGTACCGATGAAAGCTGTGCGGGCAATGATGGCACGGCCACGGTAACAGTAAGTGGAGGAACTGGGGCTTATAGCTTCCTTTGGTCAGATGGACAAACGGCAGCTACAGCTACTGGTCTAACGGCAGCTAGCTATACTGTAACGATTACGGATGCTAATGGCTGTACGGCAGTAGCTACGGCTGTAGTTGGTAATAGTTGTACGCCTTGTACTTTAGCAGCGACCACGAATGCTACTGATGCTAGTTGTCATGGATTGGCGGATGGAATGGCTACGGTTGTTGCAACGGCAGGCACTACACCTTATACATACCTTTGGTCCAATGGACAGACGACGGCAACAATCTCTGGATTGTTAGCAGGCACTTATACGGTAAGCATTACAGATGCTTCGGGTTGTACGACAGTAGCCACAGCAGTAGTGAATGAGCCTACGGCTTTGGTGGCTACAACAGCTAGCACAGATGAAAGCTGTGCAGGCAATGATGGTACGGCCACTGTAACAGTAAGTGGTGGAACTGCGGGCTATAGCTTCCTTTGGTCAGATGGACAAACGGCAGCTACAGCTACTGGTCTAACGGCAGCTAGCTATACTGTAACGATTACGGATGCTAATGGCTGTACGGCAGTAGCTACGGCTGTAGTTGGTAATAGTTGTACGCCTTGTACTTTAGCAGCGACCACGAATGCTACTGATGCTAGTTGTCATGGATTGGCGGATGGAATGGCTACGGTTGTTGCAACGGCAGGCACTACACCTTATACATACCTTTGGTCCAATGGACAGACGACGGCAACAATCTCTGGATTGTTAGCAGGCACTTATACAGTAAGCATTACAGATGCTTCGGGTTGTACGACAGTAGCCACAGCAGTAGTGAATGAACCTACGGCTTTGGTGGCTACAACAGCTAGCACAGATGAAAGCTGTGCGGGCAATGATGGCACGGCCACGGTAACAGTAAGTGGAGGAACTGCAGGCTATAGCTTCCTTTGGTCGGATGGGCAAACAACAGCTACGACTAGCAACCTCAGTGCGGCAACTTATACAGTAAGCATTACGGATGCTAATGGTTGTACGGTAGTGGCTACGGTTATAGTTGGCTACAACTGTCCCTGTAATGGTAGTCTACAACTCAGCCCTACGGCTGTGAGTTGTGCCAGCAATTGCGATGGAAGTATTAGTCTACAGAGTACGGGCTTGCAAGCGCCAGTTAGTTATCGATGGACGAGTGGAGCCACTGTGGCGAATCCCATTAACCTTTGTGCTGGAAATTATAGCGTAACAGCGATTGATGCAAATGGTTGTGTGGCTATAGCCAGTACGAATATTGCTCAACCTACTGCGATGACTCTAGCTACAGGAATCAATGATGAGAGTTGTGTTGGGAATGATGGCGATTTAACAGCTATTGTAAATGGCGGAACAACACCCTATAGTTTTGTTTGGTCCAATGGCTCGACAAGTAACAGCCAAACAGGCTTAAGTGCTGGGGTTTATCAACTAACCGTAAGTGATGCCAATGGCTGTGAGCTAGCCGCAGCTTATACTATTTCTCTAGACAATAGCTTGGCCACTAATGCTGTCGTTAGTCAAAATGCAAGCTGTGCAGGCTATGCTGACGGAGAGGCACAGGCTGTGGGTACAGCTACAGGGCTTCCAATCAGTTATAACTGGTCCAATGGAGCCAATACGCAAACGGCTAGCGGTCTGGCAGCTGGCAGCTATACGGTAACGATTAGCTCTGGAGTTTGTAGTGCTCAAAGAACAGTTCAGGTGGGAGAGCCTACTGCAATGCAAATTCAATTATTGAGTAGCGAGCAAAACTGTGTACCAGGGACTGCTGCTTTAGCTTTAACTGTTAGTGCTGGGGCTGGTGGGCCCTATAGTTACCTTTGGTCAGATGGTTCAACGGCTACAAGCATCAGCAACTTGGCTAATGGTACTTATAGTGTGACCGTTACCGATGCCAATGGCTGTGAGGCGGTACGAAGCGAGAGCTTCAATATTCCTCAGGGACCTGTATTGACAGCGCTAAGCAATGGCCCTAGCTGCTCGAATACAGCAGACGGAAGCCTTGATTTATCAGTAAGTCCTGTTGGAAACTATCTTTATTCTTGGTCCAATGGGGCAAATACTGAGGATTTGCAGGGATTACCTGCTGGTATTTATACAGTTTCTGTTAGTGATACAGCTCTAGGTTGTACGGTGATCCTTCGCGATACGGTGATAGCTCCTGCCAGTTTGCAAGTCGCTTTTTCGCTTACTCAGCCTCATACCCCAGCAAGCAATAATGGTGCTTTGGCAGCCAGTGAAAATGGAGGTACGGCTCCCTTTAGCTACCTCTGGAGTACTGGAGACAGTGTGCAACAGCTGACCAATGTCGGAATTGGCAATTATAGTGTTACTGTTACGGACGCAAATGGCTGTACGGCTACGGATAGCATTCAAGTGACGGCTGTTACTGCTCTAAATACACAATGGGCCGAGGCTTTTAGTCTCTTTCCTAATCCAAATAATGGACAAATGCAATTGCAGCTTCTCTTGACTCATGCTAGCCAAGCCGAATTGGCCATCTTTGATGTTTTGGGTCGGCAATTGCATCAGCAAAGTCTGAATGGGCAGCACTTTGACTTTGCCCTTTCTTTTGATTGGCCCGCAGGTACTTATTTCTTGCGCCTTTCTACTCAACAAGGCCAAATTACCCAAAAGTTTGTCATCCGTCGATAA